A portion of the Oncorhynchus nerka isolate Pitt River linkage group LG27, Oner_Uvic_2.0, whole genome shotgun sequence genome contains these proteins:
- the LOC115112438 gene encoding nucleobindin-2-like isoform X2, with amino-acid sequence MRQMSWRQIFHTSCVVLLVQLLCLEAVPISLDKTKVNQPEDKASEPSPSVDTGLHYDRYLREVIDFLEKDQHFREKLHNTDMEDIKMGKLAKELDFVGHHVRTQLDELKRQEVSRLRTLIKAKQDIEGGNDMAVDHQALLKQFEYLNHMNPHTFEVEDLDRLIKSATNDLENYDKERHEEFKKYEMTKDHERREHLKTLDDEGRKKEEEHYEEMKKKHADHPKVNHPGSQNQFKEVWEEADGLDPEDFDPKTFFKLHDSNGDGFFDEQELEALFTKELEKIYDPTNEEDDMVEMEEERLRMREHVMNEVDTNKDRLVSLEEFLIATKKKEFLEPDSWETLEQNQAYTDEEMREFEEHLAQQEEDLNQKASDLQKQRDELERQQEQLNSQKVELQQAVEHMERLKTQKVEPPPEVHEGNAIPEPRGEYHPLPPGHQDMSQNHPGMKQDNHFQNQIPHNTQDLSQPRLQDLPPGHQAVP; translated from the exons ATGAGACAG ATGTCTTGGAGACAGATATTCCACACCAGCTGCGTGGTGCTTCTGGTACAGCTGCTCTGTCTGGAGGCAGTGCCCATCAGTCTGGACAAGACCAAGGTGAACCAGCCGGAGGACAAAGCCTCAGAGCCATCACCAAGTGTG GACACTGGACTCCACTATGACCGTTATCTCAGGGAAGTCATTGATTTTCTGGAAAAAGACCAGCATTTCAGAGAGAAGCTCCATAACACAGATATGGAGGACATCAAG ATGGGGAAGCTGGCCAAAGAGCTGGACTTTGTCGGCCACCATGTAAGGACACAACTGGATGAGCTAAAAAGGCAGGAGGTTAGCCGGCTACGGACATTGATCAAAGCCAAGCAAGACATCGAAGGAGGGAACG ATATGGCAGTAGACCACCAAGCTCTGCTGAAACAGTTTGAGTACCTGAACCACATGAATCCTCACACCTTTGAAGTGGAGGATCTGGACAGACTCATCAAATCA GCCACAAACGATCTGGAGAACTATGACAAGGAGCGCCACGAGGAGTTCAAGAAGTACGAGATGACGAAAGACCATGAGCGAAGGGAACACCTCAAGACTCTAGACGATGAagggaggaagaaggaggaagaacattacgaggagatgaagaagaaacATGCAGACCATCCCAAAGTCAACCATCCA GGCAGCCAGAATCAGTTCAAAGAGGTGTGGGAGGAAGCAGATGGTCTTGACCCTGAAGATTTTGACCCCAAGACCTTTTTCAAGCTGCATG ATTCCAATGGAGACGGCTTCTTCGATGAGCAGGAATTGGAGGCATTGTTTACCAAGGAG CTGGAGAAGATCTATGATCCTACCAATGAAGAAGACGATAtggtggagatggaggaggagcgcCTGCGTATGAGAGAGCACGTCATGAACGAG GTGGACACCAACAAAGACCGACTGGTCTCCTTAGAAGAGTTCCTGATTGCCACAAAGAAAAAGGAATTCCTGGAACCAGATAGTTGGGAG ACCTTAGAGCAGAACCAGGCCTACACagatgaggagatgagggagtTTGAGGAGCACCTGGCCCAGCAGGAAGAGGACCTCAACCAGAAAGCATCAGACCTCCAGAAACAGAGGGATGAGTTGGAGAGGCAACAGGAACAGCTCAACTCGCAGAAAGTAGAGCTTCAGCAG GCAGTAGAACACATGGAACGGTTGAAAACACAGAAAGTTGAGCCCCCTCCAGAGGTTCATG AAGGGAATGCTATCCCAGAGCCACGAGGAGAGTACCATCCTTTGCCCCCGGGCCACCAAGATATGTCCCAAAACCACCCGGGTATGAAGCAAGACAACCACTTCCAGAACCAAATACCCCACAACACCCAGGATTTGTCCCAACCACGACTCCAGGATCTGCCCCCAGGCCATCAGGCAGTGCCATAG
- the LOC115112438 gene encoding nucleobindin-2-like isoform X4, with product MRQMSWRQIFHTSCVVLLVQLLCLEAVPISLDKTKVNQPEDKASEPSPSVDTGLHYDRYLREVIDFLEKDQHFREKLHNTDMEDIKMGKLAKELDFVGHHVRTQLDELKRQEVSRLRTLIKAKQDIEGGNDMAVDHQALLKQFEYLNHMNPHTFEVEDLDRLIKSATNDLENYDKERHEEFKKYEMTKDHERREHLKTLDDEGRKKEEEHYEEMKKKHADHPKVNHPGSQNQFKEVWEEADGLDPEDFDPKTFFKLHDSNGDGFFDEQELEALFTKEVDTNKDRLVSLEEFLIATKKKEFLEPDSWETLEQNQAYTDEEMREFEEHLAQQEEDLNQKASDLQKQRDELERQQEQLNSQKVELQQAVEHMERLKTQKVEPPPEVHVEGNAIPEPRGEYHPLPPGHQDMSQNHPGMKQDNHFQNQIPHNTQDLSQPRLQDLPPGHQAVP from the exons ATGAGACAG ATGTCTTGGAGACAGATATTCCACACCAGCTGCGTGGTGCTTCTGGTACAGCTGCTCTGTCTGGAGGCAGTGCCCATCAGTCTGGACAAGACCAAGGTGAACCAGCCGGAGGACAAAGCCTCAGAGCCATCACCAAGTGTG GACACTGGACTCCACTATGACCGTTATCTCAGGGAAGTCATTGATTTTCTGGAAAAAGACCAGCATTTCAGAGAGAAGCTCCATAACACAGATATGGAGGACATCAAG ATGGGGAAGCTGGCCAAAGAGCTGGACTTTGTCGGCCACCATGTAAGGACACAACTGGATGAGCTAAAAAGGCAGGAGGTTAGCCGGCTACGGACATTGATCAAAGCCAAGCAAGACATCGAAGGAGGGAACG ATATGGCAGTAGACCACCAAGCTCTGCTGAAACAGTTTGAGTACCTGAACCACATGAATCCTCACACCTTTGAAGTGGAGGATCTGGACAGACTCATCAAATCA GCCACAAACGATCTGGAGAACTATGACAAGGAGCGCCACGAGGAGTTCAAGAAGTACGAGATGACGAAAGACCATGAGCGAAGGGAACACCTCAAGACTCTAGACGATGAagggaggaagaaggaggaagaacattacgaggagatgaagaagaaacATGCAGACCATCCCAAAGTCAACCATCCA GGCAGCCAGAATCAGTTCAAAGAGGTGTGGGAGGAAGCAGATGGTCTTGACCCTGAAGATTTTGACCCCAAGACCTTTTTCAAGCTGCATG ATTCCAATGGAGACGGCTTCTTCGATGAGCAGGAATTGGAGGCATTGTTTACCAAGGAG GTGGACACCAACAAAGACCGACTGGTCTCCTTAGAAGAGTTCCTGATTGCCACAAAGAAAAAGGAATTCCTGGAACCAGATAGTTGGGAG ACCTTAGAGCAGAACCAGGCCTACACagatgaggagatgagggagtTTGAGGAGCACCTGGCCCAGCAGGAAGAGGACCTCAACCAGAAAGCATCAGACCTCCAGAAACAGAGGGATGAGTTGGAGAGGCAACAGGAACAGCTCAACTCGCAGAAAGTAGAGCTTCAGCAG GCAGTAGAACACATGGAACGGTTGAAAACACAGAAAGTTGAGCCCCCTCCAGAGGTTCATG TAGAAGGGAATGCTATCCCAGAGCCACGAGGAGAGTACCATCCTTTGCCCCCGGGCCACCAAGATATGTCCCAAAACCACCCGGGTATGAAGCAAGACAACCACTTCCAGAACCAAATACCCCACAACACCCAGGATTTGTCCCAACCACGACTCCAGGATCTGCCCCCAGGCCATCAGGCAGTGCCATAG
- the LOC115112438 gene encoding nucleobindin-2-like isoform X1 — protein sequence MRQMSWRQIFHTSCVVLLVQLLCLEAVPISLDKTKVNQPEDKASEPSPSVDTGLHYDRYLREVIDFLEKDQHFREKLHNTDMEDIKMGKLAKELDFVGHHVRTQLDELKRQEVSRLRTLIKAKQDIEGGNDMAVDHQALLKQFEYLNHMNPHTFEVEDLDRLIKSATNDLENYDKERHEEFKKYEMTKDHERREHLKTLDDEGRKKEEEHYEEMKKKHADHPKVNHPGSQNQFKEVWEEADGLDPEDFDPKTFFKLHDSNGDGFFDEQELEALFTKELEKIYDPTNEEDDMVEMEEERLRMREHVMNEVDTNKDRLVSLEEFLIATKKKEFLEPDSWETLEQNQAYTDEEMREFEEHLAQQEEDLNQKASDLQKQRDELERQQEQLNSQKVELQQAVEHMERLKTQKVEPPPEVHVEGNAIPEPRGEYHPLPPGHQDMSQNHPGMKQDNHFQNQIPHNTQDLSQPRLQDLPPGHQAVP from the exons ATGAGACAG ATGTCTTGGAGACAGATATTCCACACCAGCTGCGTGGTGCTTCTGGTACAGCTGCTCTGTCTGGAGGCAGTGCCCATCAGTCTGGACAAGACCAAGGTGAACCAGCCGGAGGACAAAGCCTCAGAGCCATCACCAAGTGTG GACACTGGACTCCACTATGACCGTTATCTCAGGGAAGTCATTGATTTTCTGGAAAAAGACCAGCATTTCAGAGAGAAGCTCCATAACACAGATATGGAGGACATCAAG ATGGGGAAGCTGGCCAAAGAGCTGGACTTTGTCGGCCACCATGTAAGGACACAACTGGATGAGCTAAAAAGGCAGGAGGTTAGCCGGCTACGGACATTGATCAAAGCCAAGCAAGACATCGAAGGAGGGAACG ATATGGCAGTAGACCACCAAGCTCTGCTGAAACAGTTTGAGTACCTGAACCACATGAATCCTCACACCTTTGAAGTGGAGGATCTGGACAGACTCATCAAATCA GCCACAAACGATCTGGAGAACTATGACAAGGAGCGCCACGAGGAGTTCAAGAAGTACGAGATGACGAAAGACCATGAGCGAAGGGAACACCTCAAGACTCTAGACGATGAagggaggaagaaggaggaagaacattacgaggagatgaagaagaaacATGCAGACCATCCCAAAGTCAACCATCCA GGCAGCCAGAATCAGTTCAAAGAGGTGTGGGAGGAAGCAGATGGTCTTGACCCTGAAGATTTTGACCCCAAGACCTTTTTCAAGCTGCATG ATTCCAATGGAGACGGCTTCTTCGATGAGCAGGAATTGGAGGCATTGTTTACCAAGGAG CTGGAGAAGATCTATGATCCTACCAATGAAGAAGACGATAtggtggagatggaggaggagcgcCTGCGTATGAGAGAGCACGTCATGAACGAG GTGGACACCAACAAAGACCGACTGGTCTCCTTAGAAGAGTTCCTGATTGCCACAAAGAAAAAGGAATTCCTGGAACCAGATAGTTGGGAG ACCTTAGAGCAGAACCAGGCCTACACagatgaggagatgagggagtTTGAGGAGCACCTGGCCCAGCAGGAAGAGGACCTCAACCAGAAAGCATCAGACCTCCAGAAACAGAGGGATGAGTTGGAGAGGCAACAGGAACAGCTCAACTCGCAGAAAGTAGAGCTTCAGCAG GCAGTAGAACACATGGAACGGTTGAAAACACAGAAAGTTGAGCCCCCTCCAGAGGTTCATG TAGAAGGGAATGCTATCCCAGAGCCACGAGGAGAGTACCATCCTTTGCCCCCGGGCCACCAAGATATGTCCCAAAACCACCCGGGTATGAAGCAAGACAACCACTTCCAGAACCAAATACCCCACAACACCCAGGATTTGTCCCAACCACGACTCCAGGATCTGCCCCCAGGCCATCAGGCAGTGCCATAG
- the LOC115112438 gene encoding nucleobindin-2-like isoform X3 has protein sequence MSWRQIFHTSCVVLLVQLLCLEAVPISLDKTKVNQPEDKASEPSPSVDTGLHYDRYLREVIDFLEKDQHFREKLHNTDMEDIKMGKLAKELDFVGHHVRTQLDELKRQEVSRLRTLIKAKQDIEGGNDMAVDHQALLKQFEYLNHMNPHTFEVEDLDRLIKSATNDLENYDKERHEEFKKYEMTKDHERREHLKTLDDEGRKKEEEHYEEMKKKHADHPKVNHPGSQNQFKEVWEEADGLDPEDFDPKTFFKLHDSNGDGFFDEQELEALFTKELEKIYDPTNEEDDMVEMEEERLRMREHVMNEVDTNKDRLVSLEEFLIATKKKEFLEPDSWETLEQNQAYTDEEMREFEEHLAQQEEDLNQKASDLQKQRDELERQQEQLNSQKVELQQAVEHMERLKTQKVEPPPEVHVEGNAIPEPRGEYHPLPPGHQDMSQNHPGMKQDNHFQNQIPHNTQDLSQPRLQDLPPGHQAVP, from the exons ATGTCTTGGAGACAGATATTCCACACCAGCTGCGTGGTGCTTCTGGTACAGCTGCTCTGTCTGGAGGCAGTGCCCATCAGTCTGGACAAGACCAAGGTGAACCAGCCGGAGGACAAAGCCTCAGAGCCATCACCAAGTGTG GACACTGGACTCCACTATGACCGTTATCTCAGGGAAGTCATTGATTTTCTGGAAAAAGACCAGCATTTCAGAGAGAAGCTCCATAACACAGATATGGAGGACATCAAG ATGGGGAAGCTGGCCAAAGAGCTGGACTTTGTCGGCCACCATGTAAGGACACAACTGGATGAGCTAAAAAGGCAGGAGGTTAGCCGGCTACGGACATTGATCAAAGCCAAGCAAGACATCGAAGGAGGGAACG ATATGGCAGTAGACCACCAAGCTCTGCTGAAACAGTTTGAGTACCTGAACCACATGAATCCTCACACCTTTGAAGTGGAGGATCTGGACAGACTCATCAAATCA GCCACAAACGATCTGGAGAACTATGACAAGGAGCGCCACGAGGAGTTCAAGAAGTACGAGATGACGAAAGACCATGAGCGAAGGGAACACCTCAAGACTCTAGACGATGAagggaggaagaaggaggaagaacattacgaggagatgaagaagaaacATGCAGACCATCCCAAAGTCAACCATCCA GGCAGCCAGAATCAGTTCAAAGAGGTGTGGGAGGAAGCAGATGGTCTTGACCCTGAAGATTTTGACCCCAAGACCTTTTTCAAGCTGCATG ATTCCAATGGAGACGGCTTCTTCGATGAGCAGGAATTGGAGGCATTGTTTACCAAGGAG CTGGAGAAGATCTATGATCCTACCAATGAAGAAGACGATAtggtggagatggaggaggagcgcCTGCGTATGAGAGAGCACGTCATGAACGAG GTGGACACCAACAAAGACCGACTGGTCTCCTTAGAAGAGTTCCTGATTGCCACAAAGAAAAAGGAATTCCTGGAACCAGATAGTTGGGAG ACCTTAGAGCAGAACCAGGCCTACACagatgaggagatgagggagtTTGAGGAGCACCTGGCCCAGCAGGAAGAGGACCTCAACCAGAAAGCATCAGACCTCCAGAAACAGAGGGATGAGTTGGAGAGGCAACAGGAACAGCTCAACTCGCAGAAAGTAGAGCTTCAGCAG GCAGTAGAACACATGGAACGGTTGAAAACACAGAAAGTTGAGCCCCCTCCAGAGGTTCATG TAGAAGGGAATGCTATCCCAGAGCCACGAGGAGAGTACCATCCTTTGCCCCCGGGCCACCAAGATATGTCCCAAAACCACCCGGGTATGAAGCAAGACAACCACTTCCAGAACCAAATACCCCACAACACCCAGGATTTGTCCCAACCACGACTCCAGGATCTGCCCCCAGGCCATCAGGCAGTGCCATAG
- the LOC115112440 gene encoding small ribosomal subunit protein uS15-like — MGRMHAPGKGLSQSALPYRRSVPTWLKVTSDDVKEQIFKLAKKGLSPSQIGVILRDSHGVAQVRFVTGNKILRILKSKGLAPDLPEDLYHLIKKAVAIRKHLERNRKDKDAKFRLILTESRIHRLARYYKTKRVLAPNWKYESSTASALVA, encoded by the exons ATGGGTCGCATGCACGCTCCTGG CAAGGGCCTGTCCCAGTCTGCACTTCCCTACAGACGCAGTGTGCCCACC TGGCTGAAGGTTACATCTGATGATGTCAAAGAGCAGATCTTCAAGCTTGCCAAGAAGGGTCTTTCTCCCTCCCAGATTG GTGTGATCCTTAGGGACTCTCATGGTGTTGCCCAGGTGCGCTTTGTCACTGGAAACAAGATCCTGAGGATCCTCAAGTCCAAGGGCCTGGCCCCTGACCTGCCCGAGGATCTTTACCACCTCATCAAGAAGGCTGTTGCTATAAGGAAGCATCTGGAGAGGAACCGAAAG GACAAGGATGCCAAGTTCCGTCTGATTCTCACTGAAAGTAGAATCCACAGATTGGCACGTTACTACAAGACGAAGAGAGTTCTTGCTCCCAACTGGAAGTA CGAATCCTCTACTGCTTCTGCTCTGGTGGCATAA